The Planktothrix tepida PCC 9214 genome includes the window AAAAGGGCGATCAAACCCAAAATTGACGTAAAGGTTGAGTCTTTTTAGGACTCTAAATAGTGCTGTAGAGACTGACGCATGATTTCAACAGGAACAGGTTGCTGTAACCACAATTGTAAAGCGGCGGCTCCCTGCTGTATTAACATGGGTAGTCCATTTAAAATCATCGCACCTCTAGCGGCGGCTAAATTTAAAAATTCAGTCGTTCGAGGAATATAAATTAAATCATAGGCGATCGCACCCAATTTAATCTTGTCCATCACCGATGCTTCAACGGGAGACTCCTCAACGTGGGGATACATTCCCACGGGGGTCGTATTCACCAGTAAGTCGGTTTGAGGAAGTAAGCTGGATAATTGATCCCAAGGACAGGTTTTAACGCTAATT containing:
- a CDS encoding shikimate dehydrogenase family protein, which gives rise to AVVAGCAELGITEIYIVGRDPQKLATFQHSWITSPLAISVKTCPWDQLSSLLPQTDLLVNTTPVGMYPHVEESPVEASVMDKIKLGAIAYDLIYIPRTTEFLNLAAARGAMILNGLPMLIQQGAAALQLWLQQPVPVEIMRQSLQHYLES